The following nucleotide sequence is from Echeneis naucrates chromosome 5, fEcheNa1.1, whole genome shotgun sequence.
TCACATTAATGGCATGCAGATGTACCTCTAGATCTGCACCTTGCCCACATCATTTCAAGAATGAGCCCAAACTAGCCGAATCCAACAAATCTAATGTAACAATACACAGAAGCTACACATTTTGAAAGATCATATAATGAAAAAACTTCTTTGTTGTAGCCACATTTTTTTTAGGACAGCTGATCTGACAGTGGTCAGTTTTTACTGTTAAATAAGGGCATGGTGTGGTTCCCTGCACACAGATGGCAAGAGAAGGCAAAAACACTTTTAGTATGCATGGCTTAATGTAGGTCACATGCTATCATCTTGCATTAGAAATCTACCACAACAACTACCATTCACCCATGTTTGTCCCAGGTTCtttgttcattattattactacacACAATGCAAATTAATACCCACCAGAGTCAGAATTTCAACTGTTCCGTTTTACAAAACAACCTCTTTTATTTCCATACTGAGATTTGGCCACAGCCATACGACATATCTATGCTAGTTGGAGCTGATATTTGTATGGCAGTTACCAGAGAATCGCATCCCACATTAGAAGCCActttctaaaaaaacaaacacacaaaaaaaacaaacacgtcAATTAGTTTCATGTCAGTCCAGTTAGACAAGAACCTATAATGGAGTCAGGATGTAAATGTCTGATGTCAGATGTCTTAAGTGCGAAAGTTTGAGACATGCTGATCCAAACATGCTAAGCCTGTTGTTAACCATTTCAGACCCAGTTCAGCAGTAATCACCTCACAGGTGCAGATCTAATAGTGGGACTGAATTCAAAGGTGTTTCAAACGTCATAAGTGACAccttgacattttgaaatgttatgTCATGAATCTTCAAAGCATACAGTAGGTTTTTACTGCCCCCGGCTGGAGATCCTCTTTGTAACCACACTGGAAAACAGCTGACTGTTGACGCTTCAGAAAAAACTAGCTAATGTCTACCTGAGTCATAATGACGCAAACCTGAgctttttgtaaattttgtatTTGAATTATCCTTTTTCTCATGCTAATCATTACTGGGGTCACAGTAAAAATGCAGTACTTTGAAATCATATTGCATCAGCAGATAATTATAGTGATgtttgcacatttttctttaagtGCCATTTTATCCCTGCAGTCATGTTATGGGGGCATGTTAAGCCTTGATGAAATATGAACttcactgggaaaaaaatattcaaaataattatccaatttaaaatgatcaatgtAAACAGAATCATATGTATAATTATTGTGTCAGCTAGTGTGGAGTCTTGAACATGTTTAAACCTCTATGTGGATGTGCTCCAGCTTTCAAAATGTCAAGGTCACACGTTCCCAGAAAGTCTAATATTAACAGCTAATCTACTTGTAATCCCCCCCAGTGTTACTGCATGTAACAACAACAGTCTTTAAAATAAGTGGTTGCGTTGTGGATTTGGTTCTTGAAACGGTTTTTAACATGAAAGTTAAGTTAATCCATGTCATAGATTCATTGAAGAAACCCAAATGGTTATTGTTTACTCCTCATATGTGAAGCTTGTGAGTGTAGTGATATTTGATAAAGGCTATTTTTCATACCGACATTTGATAAATACcatgttattttttcttttgtgttactTTGCACACCTATCCCTGTAGTAACATCAAAGGCTTTTGAAGAGCCATCGGTGGTTTAGTCCAAAAAGActcctccagctgcagtggTGCAGCTTGCTGAGCTAGATTCTTTTGGGGgttgaaatgaatgtgaaatgatAGGATTTCAGTTGCACAACATTACACTTCACTTAGCAATTTGGAGGAACCCAAATATCTGAGCTACGTTATGGCATTCTAATGGataatgtgcatttgtgtggtTGCCTTAAAAGTTGAATCTTTGTTGCAGATAAAGTTCATTGAACTAAAGGATGTTAAGTTTACCACACTTCTCATGTGACACATTGTTTTCTTGTATATTTAGCCAGTTTCCCAGACATGGATTGAAATATTGTAAACATAAGTGTCTCCTCtttccaaatgaaatcaaagaatctctcacaagagagaaaaacttGTCCTGGCCTAAATTTATTTAGACCAAAACAGTTTGGTAGCCTGAGGAGAGATTAGGCTGCTCTCAAAACAATGAGGgccatagaaaaaaaaaaacaaaaaaacatcagggttaaattcagattatgtgatgagacagaaacaaacattacTTTATTccagattttcttttccaacaatgtgcaatatttctttttacttttctttgtcaTACTGGTTGAGGGGTTGACCATCTAATCTcatccagtcttcaactgtTTAGATGATATACAGCTGAACAGCTACTTTAGTCCCTGTCTAGGAAACTGGACCCACATTCAACAGAATGTGCTGTTTTCCACATGTCCACCTTGATTTAAGAATGTACAAGGCTGTATGTTTAAGGTAGCAGTtcaagaatgaaaatgaagtcaaaaaaaaaaaaaaaaaaaaaaagagccaacacttaagtttttttccccaagtttTTAACAGAATATGCAGAAGTATTGCAAAAAATATCTGACAATCATCAGGGTTTTTTGTAGGAAAACATGTGAGTTCCGTGGCTGGCAAACAGTTTTAAAATATCGCTGTTGGGTTTTGTTTCCCCGCTTActctgattttcaaaataaagatgatTTCTTATATGCACAATGTTTGTTCTGTGCTCAGGCTGCATAACAAGTGAGTTATCCGTGCATATCAGCTACAAAGCATTTTAAAACATACACAGTGACAAAGTAGGATTACATGCGTCTACATTAAAAATCCTGCCCAGAGCTTCTTGCTGCCTGAAAGGTCTCATCCTTTCATTTGgctgaatgtttcatttttactgtaaacccacacagaaaaggGTTCTGTCACTGTTTTACCTCATACGGCTTTTCCACTCTCTGACCTTATTAACTAATGGTGCTCTGGCCATGGAAAGAGCATGTGCATCCCCCTGCTCCTTACAAGGAGTAGTTTCTGAGAGGTACAGAGCCTCACTCCCTCTCCTGACTTAATATAGCCATTAACAGGTTAGATGGATGGAAAAATTGCAATATCATTTTTCAGAACTACAGTTTAGACTCCAACAGGAGTTCTTCAGCTCTGTCAGAATCGGTCTCATAATGTCTGGCAGTGAAGCGTTCCTCAGCTGTCCAGCAGTGAGCACTACAGTTCATCCTGACTGACCACTTCTCTTTAATACACATGAATGGTTACAAAGCTTGAACAAAGGAATATAATAAATGCTCCATTTGTATAAGTTCTGTGCTAAAATAGAATTTACAAATATTAGGTTTGTTGTCAAAGTTTTGATTTATAACTTCAATCATAAGAACTAAACTGACTGAAAATCATTCTGTCTGTCCATTGCACTGTTTTGTGAGGGATGTTACATCAGTCCCATCAGTCAGTGGTACCCAaacttctttctgtctttcttggCTTTAGACAACCTCCTCCTAATCCTGATCAGCACTGAGTATTTTTCAAGTTGTGTAAAGCTTCTGTCTCTGGTCAAATGAGGGTTGACTTCTATTTGGGGAGCCTCTGATGAAGAACAAAGCCAACAATATTTCAAAGTATTATTTGGCCCAGGCTTTAGATGTACCCTGTCAAATAtccagttttttgtgtgtgtgtgtgtgtgtgtgtgtgtgtgtgtgtgtgtgtgtgtgtgtgtgtatatatatatatatgagaacAATATGAtcataaacaaaaactgtgtgtgtgtgtatattggTTACATCTGTGTTTCCGCCTACAACTTGCCTCTCAGAGCCCCAATGATGCTGCGGAGCTGAGAACAGTCTCGATAAGCCACCAGGCCTCCATGATTGGCCCAGCGGTCAGCTCCTTTACACTCAGCCGAAGGCTGGTGATACGTCAGTTCAACGTGGTGATCCTGTGATCCAGAGCTGGACTGTAGACTCTTAGTCAGGTCCACCACTCCTCCTCCGAGGGCTCTGAGCAGAGCGTGGGGGGCGCAGGAGTCCCACTTAAAGGTGCTGCCCTCTGAGAGGACGTAGACGTCAGTGAGGCCCTGAATGACGCACAGGATCTTGTAGCCGGCTCCGGAGGCGTACATCAGTTTTTTTGGGCTGCAGACTGAACCCAGGGTTTCCTTTACGACCTGCTTCTCACTAGAGCTTAGCACCACAGCAAGACCACGTTCACTGTCAGGGTCACCTTTAGGACAGGACAACGAGCAGACATTGATGTCCCCACAGGACACACCCCAGAAGTGCTTCCCCCTCCAGCTGTGAATATAAACAAGCAGAGGAAAGGTGAGAATATTTTAATTCAGCTGAGACATGGGAGAAGACAAAAGAGACCAACTCATATGCCAACAATCCAGAAAATTcaagataaaatgtaaaatgactgCTGAAGTTGAGAGGGTTCAGCAGTTAGTCATCAAGCTGTGAATCACATCATCTAAACACTCCTCACAGTTTGATGATTTCTCTGAGTTGGGTATCTGGTCAGACTCATCACTGACTGTTTTCAGACTTGGATCTTAAATCCAAAACTGATCATGTAAGATTAGTTCCAACTGTGTGAGATGAAGACAAAGTGATCCcaagaaaaacactgatgagGTGAGTAGATCAAATGAATAGATAATCATCTGATTATTAAATTCAGATAACCCTGATGCTGCTTAGAAGAATTCAGGTTTTGATGTTTGTGATGGGGTTCTCCAGATGTAACCCCAGTGTGTGTTATACTTACACTCCGCTTGAAGGATCTTTGTAGTTGAACGGCTGGTTTATGACGCCCATGACAGGCTCGCCAGTGCTCCGAAGGTAAACCCCGATCAGAACCAAAGCACAGTGCAGACCTGAGGGAGACAGGTGACCCTCCTGTAGCACTTCCTCTTTGCCCTCTATGTACTGGCTGGTCGcatcttgattaaaaaaaaataaataaaataaaaaaacagagacagtaaGTTGTCACTGATGTCTGACATGACATACACAAGCTGAGACAAATTCTCTatgtcaaagaggaaaatgttgATCCTTCACCTATGGGGTCGATCCAGATGCCGAGCTCAGCCGGGCTGAGGGGCACCGTCAGGCCATCTGTGCTGCTGTCGATGGTTGCTGGGTTTTGGTGGATGGCTCGAGCcagcagagaagctgctgtgtggttaCCATCCAACACTGTGGCCAGCAGCGCTGCggtttcctcctctgtgctgcacACTGTGACTGTCACACTCTCTCCTGttgacacacacagccagtgaGGCTTCGGCTGAATACTTTCTACAAATAACTTAATATTTACTCAGTGAAAGATGCAGCAGTGTTGGCTGCACAAAGCCATTATTGTTGTTCACCTCCTCCCACGAGCACAGGATGTCTAAAAACCAGCCAATACTCTGTCCCGGCCTCACAATATCTGTCCCCTAATTTAACTTATTTTGAAGATCATACTGTGTGACAACAATATCAACAAGAACTGAAATTATTAGTCTCTTGACTGCTTCCAACTTCTCAATTATAAGGAGAGCAAACTGAACGTGCTTAATTTTTTTGGACTGTAGGCTGAACTCATGACAACACAAagatttttactgtttttatgaCATTTAAATTGTAAACAGATTAAACTACTAATCTATACTAATCTGAGAATTTACTCTATGGTGGACtatttgtgatgttttaaatCTCACTTAAGAGTCAAACTGGTTAATCGTACTACCCAGCTTGGCCTTCAAACTGCAATGTCAGGTtttacaggaaaaataaaacaaaacacaaccataGGGATTACCATCACATAAAAATTCTACCCCCTCTTCATGATCTGCTGCAGCAGGCCTTCAGCCTTTCTACTCACCATCTTTTGCTGAATTTCACTCAAGTGCAGGACCAAGCACAGCAGGAAGTCTTTCCTGCCAGCCGCCACAGCACGTTGAGGCTATCTAATGTGTTGTGATACTTTTTGTACATCTGCACATCATCTTTAATTCATAATAGTGAAATCTTGGGTTTGTTTTTAGGTGGAGAATTGTGttgttattcttattttttgttaatgtagctgtttcaacaaaataatttccTGTGGAAGGCTCAATAAAATATCCATCCAGTTTTCTATGATCAATACAGTGCTAGATTGACCATATCATACTCTGACTGAAACCAAACACATGATGGTTTCAGCCCAACAGGACCTAGTGcatgatttcaaaataaaaactaggCACTATTTGTGCAAATGGCTATAACTATAGTGTTATTAAATTTAAAAGTAAACATAATGCAAGAGCATGTAGTGTGTCAAATGTAACATTAAATACTTACCAAGCccattttcaaatttgttgGACTCCTCTCCATGAATGAAACCAGCCATTTCTGGAAACTGCACAGAAGACAAGTCATGATTAAAAGGCAACACACAGACTACTTTCAGTGCAATTATATTGTATTGTAGGCATACTCTCCAAATGTCTCTCCCACCTGAGCACCAACATCATGTCGGATCATCTCCTGGATCACCACGTCAGCGAGGGTCTTGAAGTCCTGGACGAACTTTTTGTTCTTGTCATCACCGGTCTTCTCTTGTACCAGCAGCTGAAAGAGAGGAGCCTCCTGCCTGCAGACCCGGGCCACATTAGCCGCTTTCTCAGCcaccttcagcagcagcctcagcagaTCGGCCATGCCTGAACCGACctgaggaaggaagggagggaggctGTAGTCAACACGGTGATggaaactgagagagagagagagagagagagagagagagagagagagagagagagagagacaagggaggggaaagggaaaaaaagatgaggcaGGTCACATCAAACATACCGAGTTATTTATAgcctcaaaatgaaaacaggacaTTTCTGAAAAAAGACATGAGCAAGAGAGGGGGCTGTGGTTTCAGCTCTTTGCATGTGAGCCACATGGTGTCTGAGCTCAGGTCAGCAAGAAAGTGCTTTAAAACGTTACAAAGCTGTGACTcacacgagagagagagagaaaaccgTGACGTGTTCTCACACTGCATTACGTCAGCAGTGTTACAATACACACCTTCACCTGGGGacagaaatatctgaaaatctTATTAATGTAGGCATTCTGACTGGCAGGTAGAGCAGATATCAGCTGTAACACTGGGCGGAACCTGACGGAGCACACACATGTAAATGTTTAGCTGAGCTTTTACGAGGACAGATAAAGAAGAAAGGGATTTTAAACCTCGGAGGAAAAGCACAGACCTGACCAAAGACCGCTCCCTGcgctccagctgctgcttcctgtcgCCGCCAAACGCCTGAAGTTCAGTCCGACAGGGATGACAGAGACGGCACACACCCCGCAGACCTTTTGGTTGGGTTTCTCGTTTGATAATGACCGTTTCCTACCGAGGGGAAGGGCGGACGGCCCCTCACATCTAGGCCGACAGGGACGAGGAGCGGACGGCAGCGCGCACGGTGTTTCTTCCAAGGTGTCGACAACCCGGAAACAGAGGCGCGCTGCGTTCAAGGAGCTCAGGATTTCATGgtcgaaaaaaataaaaaaataaaaaaataaacattacagTCATTGttaaaagtcatttttattttgctttccgacaataacaaacaaacaaatacaaacaaatacaaaattaacAAGTCGTAgaataacaatttttttttattaaatatcgGTCCATTCAGGCTCTATTCACTTGTACATCTCTATCTCATGCATTAACAATTTATAGGGCCTCTTTTATAGAGTAGGTCAAAATGGCTGCATTGTCAAAGACATACAATCCAAAGTACATGGGTTGGTTCGAATTTGCCAAGTAAAGGAGTCAATCAAAATCTCTAAGCATGTATTTAGTTGTTGTTGCTTCCAATCTAAAGTCATCCACCTCTCTGGTTCGTGGGAACCATCAGTGTGGGTGGTTTAGTTATTATCACGAATACATTTCCAGCTCATAATGTAATACGTAGCAACAGAACTCAATTAGAGAGCACCTAACTCTGGGTTTAtgataattacatttttacagtgCTGCTCTAATTGCATTAGAGTGAAGCCACAGCTCAGTAAGAGCTCAGTAAAATATGTTGTTGAGTTCTTGTAAGACTTTTAGGGGAAATTTACTGTCAGTTCAGTTGATCACAAGCTAAAGAAGACAGCCCACTTACAAATAATTAGCCTCTTATACTTACAAAAATTCTCAGGGTGATTATACATCCAAGCTTCGACAGTATTCTTAAACAATTTTTCACGATCTCAGATAATATTGAGCCTTAACTGAGCCAATATCAGTTTATGTGAGAGGGAGAAACTTGATCAGACTCATTTCACAGCAAATGGTTTTTGGTCACATCTCTGACCGCTGATATCCATTAGACATACATTACATGACAGATGTAAATGGAAGTGGTCAATCAAATGATCAATACAGCCCAATAGCAAACTGGGTGAGGCAGTGCTGGATAAGCCATCAGTCGCACTTTGGATTTTTGCAGGACATAGATACGTCTTCTGATGAAGGTAAGAAAGACTAAATATTTTACATGCACAGTATGTTTACAGACAAAACTTGCCTGTTAATAATATAATAGGCTATGAAGGCATAAGttaaatgtgtatattttttgtctaaatttgctgtaaaatatcTATCTTTCTTCTTAAAATTCTCACATGAGAGAAGCAAAATATGATTGTGTTTTGAGAACATTTAAACTGCTTGTTGCAGCCCTCAAAGAAGAGTATGTCTGAGCTGGAGAAAAGCATGGTGACTATCATCCAAGTTTTCCACAAATACACGGATCACAAGTGCAAGCTGAGGAAAGCTGATCTTAAATCCCTTATTGACAATGAGATGAGTCATTTCATCATGGTAAGTTATGGAAATAtaaacatttgcatgttttccaaATGACAGTATAAAGCTTGCACTCGCTCATGAGAGCAACTTAAATACACTGGACTCTTTATTAGCATAGGTGGAGCATACTTCAAATGTGTGTAATGTGACACTTGCAAATGTTAATGAAAACTGTACTGCTACTCTTGTCTTTCTGATGT
It contains:
- the inpp1 gene encoding inositol polyphosphate 1-phosphatase, producing MADLLRLLLKVAEKAANVARVCRQEAPLFQLLVQEKTGDDKNKKFVQDFKTLADVVIQEMIRHDVGAQFPEMAGFIHGEESNKFENGLGESVTVTVCSTEEETAALLATVLDGNHTAASLLARAIHQNPATIDSSTDGLTVPLSPAELGIWIDPIDATSQYIEGKEEVLQEGHLSPSGLHCALVLIGVYLRSTGEPVMGVINQPFNYKDPSSGVWRGKHFWGVSCGDINVCSLSCPKGDPDSERGLAVVLSSSEKQVVKETLGSVCSPKKLMYASGAGYKILCVIQGLTDVYVLSEGSTFKWDSCAPHALLRALGGGVVDLTKSLQSSSGSQDHHVELTYHQPSAECKGADRWANHGGLVAYRDCSQLRSIIGALRGKL